The Ptychodera flava strain L36383 chromosome 3, AS_Pfla_20210202, whole genome shotgun sequence region ATGACCCAAATGCCCTGTGAACTGTTCCACAATCACCATTCTTCACcatgtgtttgaaccaaatcatggtggtgaaagggttgacgTTCTATTCCATTAAAAGTTTCAGGGAAATGGAATACTTTGGCTTCATGGTAGAAAGGCACACAACAATACacacaacattttacaaatcctatttttaagatattgccGTAAAGATTTTGTTTTCGAATATTCTACAATCTTTTAACGCCATCTAGAATTAATGACAATGAATTGTTTTAAGGTATTTAGGTACATTCTTTTTTCGGATTTCTCCTTGTGAAATTTTATAACTTACACAAGAAGCAGTACGTGTTTTTCATATCCTTCTCAAAAATTATTCATGACCTATCAGTGATTTGGAGCTGCAAACATCACTTTATtgttttgcatatgtatgaacCAAACTGTGAGTTGGTGACTCTTGACCTGttatctttaaccctttcaccaccatggtttgtcccaaatccattgttttctatggtaaagttggacctgtatacagggaactgggggtgaaagggttaaacatacatgaaattcaaatttaacaCTGCAATTCTGATTATAAGTTAGTTAGGTGAGGTATTATTTTTATGGTGTGAATTCTTGTTCAGATCCAGCTAAGATTCATGATCACCTGAATCCGAAATCAAAACCTGAATCTGAATGATCAGTTAGAGCTTTCAGGTTAAGTGGCATGCAGTgcatattattttataacatgaggTCGTGCATATCAGGTATTAGGAAAGTTGGGGAACAGATTTTGaattatcataatttttttaaaattttaccatAAATACATCATGGGCACATTCCAATAAGGGTAGCAAAGATACATGCAACACAAGGCAGAAAATATCTCATTCATCTAGGCTCATTTATCCAAATAGCTATGTtgatctttcttttttttcccttCTCCATCTTAAACTTCCATTCCACATGAAAGTCATTTCAGTTTTATAGCTCCTTCTCTCAGTGTCTCTGTGTTTCACTCACATCTCAACTTCACCAACTTAGCCACATCACCCGTTGGTCAGATAAAACATCCCACAAACAATCATTCCAGAATCCAATGGAAACTTTCAAGACTAATGTGCACTATTTAAATATGTCCTACTTTATTTTAGCTACCCATTCCTTTACCAGTTCATCCAGCATATACCGGTAatgtagaatgtgcctcggggactcTCAACTATTTATAATACTCTTTCAGTCTACTGCATTTGggggattcattttgaagctccagGAGTAAGTTAAGTTTTCAGCGCatgatttgtttcaaaattaatgatttcatttttccccatcGAGTTAACACTggaatggcggccatcttgaatttcaaatattggtaatttaggtaatttgtttctctattaccaaatttAGCtaagtgacccctgattttaattcttaatttcaaaagggaaAGGTTTCAAGTTTCCTTGAAGAAAAGTCTCAGCAAGACTTAAATCTCATTTTTCGAGGTGCGTACACCTTGAATACCCAAATCAATTTACACTCCATACATTCCAGGcttcgaaattagcggtagtcccgcgtccacagactaccaacttttccctggggctaccaaagtccatgaaatggtagcccacacggactaccaaagcctgggacatgaaatacttggcgtgcgatgtccgtcactttgggacgagctaaatgcagtcaacatgcagtttcatttgtttgaagcaattatcctttcatctgtgaagagtttttttctggtgactattacaattttcactgtgatgttgttgttttcacaagatgcagagcgtttgatactagaatgttgagttgcttttccgtgtgcagtcttAGCATTCCGGTTCccatgctgttgatcggcagcatacaagacgtacttCAAGTTTTGGGGGgttttttgatgctgaaatttcacaaaactgtcacttctatatcgagagattgtgtaatcagtttgatttgaaatacatgtagtaatataaaacactgtgtcagttaagctcagctgagtttcgctgtcttttatctattgttgtcgatcagtatcatgccaatgtattacgttctgtatagaGATACTagggtgtaacaaggcatgccagatcataaagatcatgagaatattttttttctgtttttcttttactCAAGTTACGATTTCTTTGGATATATAAGCCGATTtggaaagtgatagaaagtgttaaaaatgtacataacgtagcataaattaagcgttcgtgacacTTATGTGGGGTTTCTCGAGTTGAAGcctagttttactgctattttgtgttgctgaaccggggcttatactcggacgagtacagtatccctaaactaaaatactcatggactaccagccattgtcactgggctaccacttcagaaaatggtagcccaagtggactaccagggaaaaagttaatttcgagccctgcatttGTTGTCTGCCACATATACCCTTCAATCTGGCATGGTCCATATCGTTGTTTGAACTTGTAACCCACAAAACCCATTTATACAATCTCATCCACAATGCACAATTATCGTAATCCATTTATACTTCAATTCATCATTCTATGCTCTCAATCATCCGTCCAGCTGTCCAGACACTTAAGATAAAATGTGCCAGGGGGAGTTTTCAGACCTTGAAATTTGttccaatatttttctggtctGCAGTTTGAGTGCTCTCCTGTGTAGTAAGTGAAGTTTTCACCAACTTGCCtctatgaaaatcaaaaattaggGTTTTTTTTTCCCGCAGAATCAACAGAATATAGCCACTATACCATCACTTTGCATCTCAAATATGggtaaattttatgcaaaattgtCTGCATAATCCAAGACTCAGTACGTTCGTACACTTATTTTGACTAGAGAGATTGAATTGTTTATAAGTTGGAGTAAAAACGAAAAACTTTCAAATACGGGATGCTACTTCTTCCCTTTCTTCAAAGTTAAAACTGGGTTCTTCAGAATGAGATTTAAACCTTTGTGTCTGTAACAATCACCACTGGATACCAAATCAAGTGGATGAACATGGAAAAATGTCACAAATTTATTAGCAGAACAGACAAGAATGAGCACATGAGATTTTAACGCGTTCTGGGTGGAAAAGGGTTGGCACAGCTGGGCAGACATTGCTACAAACAAAGAAGGCATTAGCACAACACCAAATCCAACAAGCACCGGACAGCAATCATGCAATCATGCATTACTCTTAATTTAAAGCCAGAAAAGTCATTCCCAGGAAGATTATTGCTGAAAACACTGAAGCCAAGGTATTCGCAGTCCTCCGCACATTGCTTCACTACTGAGCCCTCTGGTGTCTAATGACTTAATTCTTTCTTATTCATGTTTGACAAGTCAGACTTCCAGAGACATgaataaaaacgaaagaattCTGTACTGAACACTAGAGGGCGGAGTAATCAATTTCCTTGAACTGTTTTAACAGAATAGTAACTAACCAAAGCTCTGGGGCTTTTTATTTGATCCTCATCCACAACAGGGGTAGAGCTGGAAGAATGGGCCTTTACTTTTGGCTTAGGAACATGTTTAGCGTAAACCAAACTCTGTAAGAAGTGATCATATGCACACATTAATGGTAAGAATGAcattagagaaaaacaaaacaaaacagactgcACGGAAAAGTCAACAAATGAGCAGGTAAAGAATACAAAACAGTGGTGGAATTGTTATAAAGGGTaatcttgaaaaacatcattttGACATTTGTGTAAAAGTTCATATCAGCAACTGTGTTTGTGTGCCTAGAAACAATGGGATCTTCGATGTCAATTTTTTAAATAAGATCGTTGTTGAAGATCAATCAGCACAAGATTAATTGCAATTTGATAGtataattaaaattaattaGCAGGAATTCATACCGTCAAACAGAACAAGAAGCTTCAAATTTGTTGATTTATTATTAGTAACACAAAATAACATTGACTCGCTCCATTTTGGAAAATACACATATGCGTGATATTTCTGCTGTATATTACAGGTATCTTGCCCCATTAGTCTACCAGCAACCCTACCCATATACAGCACAAGCTGACTCCATTGCCTGTTTCATGCATTGTGGAGGGAGTGGCTACTTTTGTATGAGCAGGGGTGGATGACAGGTGGAAATGTtgggcaaaaacaaaaaaacagatTGAACATGACATTAGAATGGAAACAGCATAGGATGGGATATTATGAATCTGAAAATGTTACATACAACTACAGTGGGTCAGGgttttatcagtattttgtcttttttttcattttttaattagGAAAAAAGTCTGAATTAAACTTTAACAAAAATTCTCAATTCCATCACTATGATGGTTGAAATGCACAAAGGCAGCCAGACCAAATTGATTCCATGCTTTCCACATGATCTGAGAGCAGAAAACATTTAGAAAGACACAAATAAAACACTTCAAGAGTTACAGGAAGGTTTCGGTTTCCACAAAATGTCCTAAAAATTTTAAACTTACCGAAAGGTCTGCCCCTAGTAGTACAGCTGGAATACATAAGAATACAAATTTGGTCTAGCATTGTAGCCACAATAAATCTTATTTGTTGTAGCACTGCAATCACCCATAGTACAGTATGGACTAACAAAAAGAGGGTGACAAAATTTTCCCCCAAAAATATGTAACATGCTTGAATTTGCAGTGAACACAGATTTATTTCCTGGAAGATTTTTGTTATGAAAGTTACGATTTACTCCTTTTTTATAGTTTGAAGGGGGGAGGGGAGGAGGTAGGGTGGTGGGGGTGGGATAGTCTTGATATGAGACTCACATTTCATTTCGGTGCTTGTCGCATAATTTTTTAACATAAGTCTGTTTTTGACATGTTGGATTGACATGCTCAAAACTTTTCTGCAAATGCATCAATTCATTTCggaatttctgtcaatcaaACTTGCTTGATTGTTACATATGTAACATGGTGACATACATACTGGCATGGAAACAAGAAAATTCACTAAGTTAATGGTCCAAATCGGGGGATACCAAATACTTAGTAGAGTTGCCTCACATGCAAAATCAAAACGCAGCAAAACCAGGGTAAAAGTGAAGAAGCGGTGCTAAAAGAAAGGGCAGGGGCAGAAACCTGTTGAAATAAGTCATGccgagttcaaaggtcattggaCATGGTCAGTGTGCCAAGAGAGTTGGCCAGGTAAAAATTCAAGTCAGGTTCATTActaattcaaaatttcaatggacTTTAATACTGCCCACACACAAATTTATATCGGTACTCAAGCCAGCATTGATCTAACACCTATCGACAGTATTGGTGTCGCAGAACACTTTAAAGTAGGAAAATTTAGCTCAACGCTACTCTGATGGCCTATAGGAAATTAATGTCCGGTCTTAAACTGTCTGCTGATCTGTGGAGATCTTCCTATATCACTGTCAGTTAACATACAAGGATAAAAGAGTGACCGCAGAAATGAGGCTGCAGTTTTCCCACAACTTCAAGGCAGAACACACCGTGGGCCAACACTTTCAGATTCCTGCagatctaacaattctctgtcTACTTGTATTTTTTAGAACACTCTTTTGAACAGTTTGAATTcactatttaaaaaaaaaattaaaattttaatggtATTACCACAGAGTGATTCCTGATTGTTATTCTGAGTTGTGGAAGATGATTACCCTTACTTAGTAAAGggggtgagggggggggggggcgtttgAATTTCTTTCGTCAGTTTATTTGTACACATCCCTGAATTGTATTGTGCGTAGTCacatatatttatttgtgttaTGGCAATCTATCCAATGCCTAGTTTGACATATTTGACAGGGGCATGTTTATGACACACCAATACACCCATTGTCATATTTACTAACTCCCACTTAGCTAGCATTAATTTTCATCTGGATTTTACCTTAGTAAAGACAATGCCTGCAAAGTTTAAACTTTTTAGGCATATGCCTCCAGCAAAAAAAagatttctgcattttttgaaTGGTCACACACACATAGATGGCTGGGTGCTTTGACTTACCACATGCCGTTTTGAGTGTATGTCACTCTGCTCTGGACCATCACTAGGTCTGGGTATTCTTCTTGGCGGATGCTGACCAAACGTCCGCTTGTTTTGTTCGGCCACCTGTCTGGCATATTCCCGGCCTCGGTTTGCCTTCTCTTGCTACAGAGAGAGAATATCATATAGCCATTGACAGTGTCAGAGTTGTGCTCAATAATAATGCATATATTAGCATAAATTATGCATGTGTTGCAGAAAATATAGGTCTGCTTGCCAaccctattgaaaacaatgtgaaCGCATCATTTTATGGTCTATGCTTGTTGATTGGCTCAAAAGTCTTCAACACTCAACCACCTTATGTCTTTTAGTCAGATGTATTGTTACTTTTACCAAATCCCACTGGATTGGAAAGAGAATTTACATTCAAGACACACATACCAGTATATGGAAAGTGATCAATCTATTGAATTACCCTTTCATGCATGAGACCATGATCAGGTCCAAGTCCTCCCATCCGCAGATCACTCTTGAGGCTGCGGTAATCTTTCAGGGTATACTGTTTATAGTTGGGCGGTTCTTTTTTCTTCTGCATCATGGCGAGGTAACCGCCTTCCTGACTTGCCCTGCTGCCCCGGTCATCTACAATGCAAAAAAATGGAGGGCGATTAACAGGCCAGTCAACATGGACTTTAcatggggggtggggggtgagAGCGTGGGCACTAACATAAGGTAAATGCAACTCAGAATATCATAACCAGCATGTAGAGGTACTGCATTTGAATTAACATACCGTACAGGACATACAATGTCTGATGTATATGTACCGGGTCCATACACTTAAAGTAATGTAACATTCAACGACTTTCAAGGACTCTTTCAGCAATAGCCAAGGATTTTTTGAGGTCCAGACTACCGTTTCCTAGGCAccattttttgcaatttatcatttttgtatatcattttacaaacaatttttacgATACCACGACTGAtctatcttgtcatttttgaaaagtgtGGGTCACTTATCAATTTTCCAGAACTTTCAAGGACTCAATTTTACTTCAAAGAACTCTTCCAGAATTATGCAGGAGACTTTGAAAGTCAAGGATTTTCCAGGCGTGTATGGACCCTGCATGTAATATTTGGAAACTTGCATGTGATTTAaaccaaaataaataaactgttcCTCTTTCTTGCAAGTCCATACCAGAGAACACACACTTATGGATATCAAACTTTAAGACACTAGCACACACATGTAAACGATAGTTATTGACGCAGTAAATACAGATGTAAATATTCAATACATACTGCTACTGTTTATATTATTTTTAGTCAATTGAGCAAGTAGCTGTATTTTctgatgtttttttattttttcactattttgtttttaatgtcaactacacaCTTTGTTATTCTACTTCTCAAAGAAGCGGAAAGACACagtgtttagcttgtcaactcagcctgtacatgcacagactgcgttgttattgttgacaagtaaattcaggTCAaagctagaattcaaatgtaaacaataacagtatgATCATTTACAGATTGTGTTGATAATTAagctaaatattttgtttcaacaCGCTGTACTGTGGGGAGTAgtacaagaacttgcaattaacatacaaaaacaaaaatagaggacaaaagttacagctactggtcttttaatttatatttttgcataataaaaTTACACATGACACAGAAAAGCTTTTAATAGTAACATTTTGAATAGTAAAATAACATATGAAaccattttttgttttcaatgtcaactagaatttcttgttccactccccTAAGCAGGCTGAGATACAGAGTACTTACCcagtcaactcagcctgtacatgtacatgtgtaaactgctctgttattgttgataagtgaattctggtccggacaagaattcgaatgtaaacaataacagcgcATTGTACTCATATAGAAATTGTGTTTGCAAGCTAAAAAGTAGGCATtataacatgctttggggaatagAAAAAGAACAAGCAATTGACGTACTAAAcataaatagtgaaaaaaacatTAAGAGTTAGCGCTGCGCTGCTGGCCCTATTATGCACAGAACTTGACTACTGATGATGGTGCATATGGTACATTTCCAAAGAAGAGTAAAATAACTGCATCGGTACTTCGGTACTCACCTTTATGTATGTCTGGAAGCACACCATATGGGTTTGTCGCATGTTGGTCTAAAGGATGCGTGTACGACAGTCTTGGAGTTTCCTCATAGAATTCTTGTGGATTCAATGCATCGTCGTAGCCGTAATCCCTGGGATCAGGTTGCCGTGGAGACCTGTATGTCTCACTGTCCTCGGAGTACCTCCGGAGATGCATCGGAACATTGGAAGAGAAAACAGGCTCGCTACTTTGTCGGGCATATATATTGTACCTTGGCTGACCAAAATTCTGGGGAGGTGGCTCGCGAATGTTGGGATTCAGGTAGGGATTTTCATAATTCTGGAAATGATCAGGCCTTGGAGTCACCTGGACATCAATGTCCATATTGTCTCTCTCTATTTCTTGACTCTGATCTAACCTTTTAATGTTCACATTAATGTCTAGATTCACCTTCTGTCGGTTTGCTCTTGGTGACGGGTTCACTGGAAGCATCTTCTTTTTGGGTTGTAGTGCCGTATCTGAACGAGTCCTTAATGGCAGATTTCTTTGCTCAGATACAAGCTGCTTAGTCCATGGCTGAGTAACCTCTGACTTCTTGGCATTTCCTTGTTTGGAACCTGACTTTTTAAACTTCTGCAAACTCCTCGACCTCTGAGCCCATACACTCTCTGGATCTACGTCCTCTGAACTCTCACGTGAGATGTTAGGAAGTGGTGCGTTGGGATTTAAGGGAGGCGTCACCATCTTCTTGGCATGGATTTCTGCGTATGTTTTCCGCGGGGGCTCCCTTTTAATATTTGAGCGATTcatatttatgaaatcgggcgcaGGTTTGGCTGGCGATGTGGACTTATATTTCCTTGGACGGTCGTTTAAATGTTCATTTTGAGATCTGTTGGTTGCATTCCCGGGATACCTTTCTGAAGCATCTGTGGCATATGGATCTGAGTTAGCATTAGGTGGAGGAAAAGGTGGTCTTTCATATTCCTGGTAAATGTCTTCTTCCGGTTGGCCGTAACTGTATCCCTGCTGACTTGGACGAGCTTGCCAGGGTTGAGGCGGAGTTTGCATGGACGGTCCTGGACCCTGGTACTGCCTCCTATGATCAAATTCTTCCTGCCTTTGTACTTGTCTATACCTTGGGTCTTCAAAGCTTGGATGTCTTTGGTGCACCTGTTGGTACCTTGGATCAAACTGCTGAGGCTGTGGCTCTAATGCACCAGGCGGAACTGGACCGTATCCAGGGTGGAACTGAGGGGGTGAAGTGTGTTGATTTGAATAGTAAGGCTCTGGCTGTTGATATGGCTGACTGGGCGGCTGAGTATAAAGCGGCTGCTGTTGGTATTCTTGTGGATGAAAAGGCGGCCCGTATTGCTGTGGCTGGGGGTCCTGTTGTTGTCGGTAGGCTGGATGCTGTTgctgtggtggtggtggtggtgggaaTTGCTGTTGCAGAGGCTGTTGCTGAAACTGCTGGGGTTGgtactgttggaattgctgtgGTGGAGGTGGCTGTTGGAACTGTGCTGGGGGAGGGCCTTGAGCAGGCTGTGGGGGTGCTTGGTAGCCTTGGGGAATCTGCACTTGCTGGGGAGTCTGGTAGCCCTGTGACAGTTGAGGAGTTTGCGCGACTGGCTTTACTTGTGGCTGCGGCGTGACAGCATCTTCAATCACCTGTTCTCTTGATGCAGGTGTTCTTTGATTATATTCCTGCTTTGGGTACCTTTCCTCTGGGGGTGTTCTTTGTGAGGATGGCCTTTCAGAGTTTGGTTGTGAAGAACTACTTCCAGCTGTGAGCTTTCGCTTTGCAGATGACCCTGATCCTCTCCTGCCACTGCCTGGAGTCCTTGCACCACTGTATTTCCGTCTGGCTGCCTCAACAGAATTCGGGTGACTTGGGGGTTTGGGATGCCtagatttcaaaacaaattgtctCCTCTGTTCACTTAATGAAAGAGACTTTGCACTTGCAGTTTCAGATTTCCCATACAGGGGTCTTCCTTGATTGTCAACAGGGCTCCCTTTCTCATCCACAAAGTGTTCATTGTCATCGTCGCTTTCTTCCGAAATGTACTCAACCCTCACTTCCTCTGCGGGGTCATCAGGGGGAGGGGCATGAGGGGGATCCTCTGTCCCTTTACTTATCTCCCCGTGCTTCAAAAAGCTCTGTTGATTCTGTTCCTTGATGTAACTCTGTCGCTTTGAAGAGTCTCCACTCTTTGGCAAGGTTGAGGAACCAAGACGGTTCTGTGAATGTGCAGAAAGGCGTTTTGGAACTCCAAAGAATTGATCCTCCTCAGGGTCGTCCATCTGTTGACCAAGTCCATCTTCCCTTCTTGGAGTTGGTTGCTCAACAAATCGATCATCTTCATCCCTCCTAACATCTTTAGAACCTGCATCCAATGAGTCCTCCACCATTGTGTCATTACTTGCTCCCGGGTCTAACGAATCTGCCACCATTGTAACATCAGGTTCTTCTCCAGCCTCACCTTCCTCTTGAGCATCATCCTCTCCTCCTTCTTCAGATCTAGCTCTAGCTTCAGCTCTGGCTCTGGCTGCCTCTTTCTCTTCCTCCATCTTCCTAATGTCATGCAAAGACTTAGCAAGACGTTCCCTTAACGCAGCTTGGTACCGTTCTTCTTCCTCCAGGCTGTCAGGTGATTCATTGCCTTCTTCCTTTTGTGTCTGAGGAGGGTTCCCGTATTcatcctcctcctcatcatcatcatactgCATTGGCTGAGAATAGTTTTGTGGTGAACTCTTATTTGGAAACTCATCTGTTTCATTTGGTGGGTAATCTTCCACATCATCCAACTGCTGTTGCTGGTTTCTGTTTACACTTCCACCAGAGCCTTGGCTTTGCACACCGGGAGACAACTGCTGTGGTGGTGTACCTCTATCATTACTGCCCCTACTTCCTGGAGACGGACGGAAACCACTTCCACGCTTACTTCCAGCAGATCCAGATCCACGGCCACTTCTTGGCCCTCTGCTTCCTGCAGAAGGCCCCCTTGGGGGACGACCATAGTCACTCCTTCCTGATAGCTGTCTTGGTGGTGAGCCATTGTTACTGGCCTGATCATTAGGCGACATTCCTGAGCCATTGCTCTGTGTTCCTGATCCAGGATGACTCCTCTGTCTGCTATTCCTGGAAAGCTGCCTTTCCTGTTCTTTCAGAGCATGGTTATCATAAGGTTCATTTTGATCGGGGCTTGCCGGATCAGTGTCCATATGCTCAGGAGATTCATTCAGCTGCATATTTGGATCTAAGTTTTCCTGTTCATGGATGCCTTCCCTTTTACCCACAGGACTATCATCGAGAGAGTCCCGAGGGATATCTGAATTGTCAACATCTTCATATCGATGTGCTAGTTTGGCATCTAGGCTGTCCACAATCATAGGATCCGTGTCTTCATCATCATATTCTCCCGACATTTTGTAACTATCATATGACTTTGAAGGCTGGCGTTGCCTACTCAAAATTCCTTCATTCTGATATCTTTGGTCTGTAGGTTGGGTAGCAGTTTAGATCTCCAAGAGTAAATGTAGATTGTGTGCAATAATTATACCAGATTAGACTTTTTGATCAGATTGTCCTCTCGTTGTCATTCCTTGGAAATAtcgccatatttaaaaaacaTCTGCAAAAGAGAAAAGAAGATTGCATgtttaaattttaatgaaacaGCAAATTTTGCAGGTAGAGTACTTTGAATGGCTtgaaaaaacatatttgtatacaATCCTAAAGTAAGCCAAATgccaagtacatgtacaagaaCAGTTCACCTACCGTACAACCATGTATGTATGCTCAATATGACATTGTGTTCAACTTGCAAGCTGATCTTGAAAGTTTATTAAACTGTACCCTGTCATATGTAtaccagtatgtacatgtatacaaatgtCCGATATTACATGTACCATTACATGTACAACTCCTTGCAGAATGAGACATTTGTAAATcaagattatttttttttaattctaaaCAGCAACTTGATTATTTGGAGTTCTTATAGTTTTCTCGTAATGCAGAAATTTCTCCCTTACAATAGGTGTGAATTGATATTTAAATAATTATGTACCCCTCTTGGTCCATAATGGATGACAGCAAACTTTGCAAGACACAATCTACAATTGAAGCAATTTAGACAAGAACATGCAAAGTTTGCACAAGTCTATTATGGGCTGGGAGGGCTTTATTATTGCTATTGTTTTATACGGTAGTTTTGGCGATGCCAgtgtagatgcataaaacatcTGGGCCATAATGCTGGATAATCACATATACGTGGGGGTATGACGTACGTCACAAATTCACtgatattgacaaagctataataaaattacaaatgaaataatCACTAAAAAGGTTTGTTTACTTTAAATAAAGGAATAAAGAAGTTGAAAAAGTAAACTGTCTTGGTTCAGGCATTGGTGACCAAGAAAAAGAGTGGCTGGTACATGTAACTGATGGTTTACATGCCAGCTCTGTTGCCAATGGAGTTTGTTTGAGCATACATgtagacagtagaagcgagactGAAATTACAATGTATACAAGTACAATAGCATTGTTCGTAATCTGCCAAGATAAGTACACAAAGGCCCTTAGCTGTTATACTGGGTTACTGAATTCTTTGTGCCGTTGCCAAAGGTGACCACGAGAGCATGTCACAAGAGATCAGTCCTCCTTTTCAGAACCATTTTCTTTTCAGTGTTTATCCCTTGGTGTATAGTATTGTATACAGATTAATCTATTGTCACAA contains the following coding sequences:
- the LOC139129951 gene encoding ataxin-2 homolog isoform X3, yielding MSGEYDDEDTDPMIVDSLDAKLAHRYEDVDNSDIPRDSLDDSPVGKREGIHEQENLDPNMQLNESPEHMDTDPASPDQNEPYDNHALKEQERQLSRNSRQRSHPGSGTQSNGSGMSPNDQASNNGSPPRQLSGRSDYGRPPRGPSAGSRGPRSGRGSGSAGSKRGSGFRPSPGSRGSNDRGTPPQQLSPGVQSQGSGGSVNRNQQQQLDDVEDYPPNETDEFPNKSSPQNYSQPMQYDDDEEEDEYGNPPQTQKEEGNESPDSLEEEERYQAALRERLAKSLHDIRKMEEEKEAARARAEARARSEEGGEDDAQEEGEAGEEPDVTMVADSLDPGASNDTMVEDSLDAGSKDVRRDEDDRFVEQPTPRREDGLGQQMDDPEEDQFFGVPKRLSAHSQNRLGSSTLPKSGDSSKRQSYIKEQNQQSFLKHGEISKGTEDPPHAPPPDDPAEEVRVEYISEESDDDNEHFVDEKGSPVDNQGRPLYGKSETASAKSLSLSEQRRQFVLKSRHPKPPSHPNSVEAARRKYSGARTPGSGRRGSGSSAKRKLTAGSSSSQPNSERPSSQRTPPEERYPKQEYNQRTPASREQVIEDAVTPQPQVKPVAQTPQLSQGYQTPQQVQIPQGYQAPPQPAQGPPPAQFQQPPPPQQFQQYQPQQFQQQPLQQQFPPPPPPQQQHPAYRQQQDPQPQQYGPPFHPQEYQQQPLYTQPPSQPYQQPEPYYSNQHTSPPQFHPGYGPVPPGALEPQPQQFDPRYQQVHQRHPSFEDPRYRQVQRQEEFDHRRQYQGPGPSMQTPPQPWQARPSQQGYSYGQPEEDIYQEYERPPFPPPNANSDPYATDASERYPGNATNRSQNEHLNDRPRKYKSTSPAKPAPDFINMNRSNIKREPPRKTYAEIHAKKMVTPPLNPNAPLPNISRESSEDVDPESVWAQRSRSLQKFKKSGSKQGNAKKSEVTQPWTKQLVSEQRNLPLRTRSDTALQPKKKMLPVNPSPRANRQKVNLDINVNIKRLDQSQEIERDNMDIDVQVTPRPDHFQNYENPYLNPNIREPPPQNFGQPRYNIYARQSSEPVFSSNVPMHLRRYSEDSETYRSPRQPDPRDYGYDDALNPQEFYEETPRLSYTHPLDQHATNPYGVLPDIHKDDRGSRASQEGGYLAMMQKKKEPPNYKQYTLKDYRSLKSDLRMGGLGPDHGLMHERQEKANRGREYARQVAEQNKRTFGQHPPRRIPRPSDGPEQSDIHSKRHVLYY
- the LOC139129951 gene encoding RNA-binding protein 33-like isoform X1; its protein translation is MSGEYDDEDTDPMIVDSLDAKLAHRYEDVDNSDIPRDSLDDSPVGKREGIHEQENLDPNMQLNESPEHMDTDPASPDQNEPYDNHALKEQERQLSRNSRQRSHPGSGTQSNGSGMSPNDQASNNGSPPRQLSGRSDYGRPPRGPSAGSRGPRSGRGSGSAGSKRGSGFRPSPGSRGSNDRGTPPQQLSPGVQSQGSGGSVNRNQQQQLDDVEDYPPNETDEFPNKSSPQNYSQPMQYDDDEEEDEYGNPPQTQKEEGNESPDSLEEEERYQAALRERLAKSLHDIRKMEEEKEAARARAEARARSEEGGEDDAQEEGEAGEEPDVTMVADSLDPGASNDTMVEDSLDAGSKDVRRDEDDRFVEQPTPRREDGLGQQMDDPEEDQFFGVPKRLSAHSQNRLGSSTLPKSGDSSKRQSYIKEQNQQSFLKHGEISKGTEDPPHAPPPDDPAEEVRVEYISEESDDDNEHFVDEKGSPVDNQGRPLYGKSETASAKSLSLSEQRRQFVLKSRHPKPPSHPNSVEAARRKYSGARTPGSGRRGSGSSAKRKLTAGSSSSQPNSERPSSQRTPPEERYPKQEYNQRTPASREQVIEDAVTPQPQVKPVAQTPQLSQGYQTPQQVQIPQGYQAPPQPAQGPPPAQFQQPPPPQQFQQYQPQQFQQQPLQQQFPPPPPPQQQHPAYRQQQDPQPQQYGPPFHPQEYQQQPLYTQPPSQPYQQPEPYYSNQHTSPPQFHPGYGPVPPGALEPQPQQFDPRYQQVHQRHPSFEDPRYRQVQRQEEFDHRRQYQGPGPSMQTPPQPWQARPSQQGYSYGQPEEDIYQEYERPPFPPPNANSDPYATDASERYPGNATNRSQNEHLNDRPRKYKSTSPAKPAPDFINMNRSNIKREPPRKTYAEIHAKKMVTPPLNPNAPLPNISRESSEDVDPESVWAQRSRSLQKFKKSGSKQGNAKKSEVTQPWTKQLVSEQRNLPLRTRSDTALQPKKKMLPVNPSPRANRQKVNLDINVNIKRLDQSQEIERDNMDIDVQVTPRPDHFQNYENPYLNPNIREPPPQNFGQPRYNIYARQSSEPVFSSNVPMHLRRYSEDSETYRSPRQPDPRDYGYDDALNPQEFYEETPRLSYTHPLDQHATNPYGVLPDIHKDDRGSRASQEGGYLAMMQKKKEPPNYKQYTLKDYRSLKSDLRMGGLGPDHGLMHERQEKANRGREYARQVAEQNKRTFGQHPPRRIPRPSDGPEQSDIHSKRHVSLVYAKHVPKPKVKAHSSSSTPVVDEDQIKSPRALAIEYSKKIKKPVAVTRSQWQGHGQGQTEQGSPEHERSPSKYSHLEEDMAKLEELQARHERERQEIEKLNHQVPTQS